From Glycine soja cultivar W05 chromosome 4, ASM419377v2, whole genome shotgun sequence, the proteins below share one genomic window:
- the LOC114410505 gene encoding uncharacterized protein LOC114410505 translates to MATDPTSPPQSDGQSEATSKRSRTTTRLRTLTLRTVDQPRPAVYVDPATGRASGPMREKFHSYLGVVAREKVPIIHNNWKDVPETLKEIVWNDILAKFDIAEATKVKTKVMSTVATRWRQFKSTLTSKFVFAKTEGQQTQDVVTKYGLDPEAWKQFEETRLTPNWEGIRKRAQSIQKHNDCPHVLSRGGYDLLEKKLLDQKRKRIQEEALLSENPASVDEPPSPIKRHVKWKVARTRAVGNMTSDSAQEIADKIDSLEEQVTQGSFVPHGRQDILNTAIGRPDHGGRVRAAGSGVTITQYYGRASRTCSSSSTSISQQQLDEVVARLREDMTGQIREELRTQIKEELRTQLEEENKRSLEIMTNALKEAIKKELSNKGSQEALQIQPDIQQLGARVSTQGSNVVTNAQASQEHDADAIPLMGLFVQRNDGTQRLVAMGKIMEGDSIIHTVAYADDVVRVSVETVIDPEAEVPYATSEIQYVKQAVNTFVAWPTHLVKAVLDEHPQRIPHNEDAHVPKPANVNADDPLRELMKYSFDLYDKPLQISFDGRFLGIVDASTSIFITYSDVIEIIAGDKSLNISVIQLWLMYIREWSQIFSQGFMYAFLEPQSLVCSKDRRSECEQYLERWLKESDREVYIGPYFHQEHWQLIILCPRQHVVVWFCSLRRKPDMHIKATINSVMTKLKKTLSPETKAVAPKWIEVKSHVQTGCYECGYYIMHWIWNIIASDIKSDWSMVCINFSTIGTEFLYLQY, encoded by the exons ATGGCCACAGATCCGACGTCTCCTCCACAGTCCGATGGTCAATCAGAGGCGACTTCCAAGAGGAGTAGAACAACGACACGGCTGAGAACATTGACATTAAGAACCGTGGATCAGCCCAGACCGGCTGTTTATGTGGATCCCGCTACCGGGAGAGCATCCGGACCGATGCGTGAAAAGTTCCACAGCTACCTAGGCGTAGTGGCGCGAGAAAAGGTTCCCATTATCCACAATAATTGGAAAGACGTACCTGAAACGCTAAAGGAGATTGTGTGGAATGACATTCTA GCAAAGTTTGATATCGCAGAAGCTACGAAGGTGAAGACGAAGGTTATGTCAACAGTAGCGACGAGATGGCGGCAATTTAAGTCCACATTGACTAGCAAATTTGTGTTTGCTAAGACTGAAGGTCAACAAACACAggatgttgtgacaaaatatgGACTAGATCCTGAAGCGTGGAAACAATTTGAAGAAACCCGCCTGACACCTAACTGGGAG GGTATTAGGAAACGAGCACAATCAATTCAAAAACACAACGACTGCCCTCACGTACTTTCACGTGGGGGATATGATTTGCTTGAGAAGAAATTGTTAGACCAGAAACGAAAAAGGATACAAGAGGAAGCATTGTTGAGTGAAAATCCAGCAAGTGTTGATGAACCCCCATCCCCAATAAAAAGGCATGTTAAGTGGAAGGTTGCTCGGACCAGGGCTGTTGGCAATATGACATCTGACTCTGCACAGGAAATTGcagataaaata GACTCCTTAGAAGAGCAGGTAACGCAGGGTTCGTTTGTACCCCATGGTCGGCAAGACATACTGAACACTGCCATTGGACGACCTGACCATGGGGGTCGCGTTCGGGCAGCAGGATCAGGTGTCACTATTACTCAGTACTACGGAAGGGCATCAAGGACATGCAGCAGCTCGTCCACGTCCATCAGCCAACAACAACTAGATGAAGTTGTTGCAAGGCTTAGGGAAGACATGACTGGCCAAATTAGGGAAGAATTGAGGACTCAAATTAAGGAAGAATTGAGGACTCAGCTAGaagaggaaaataaaaggaGCTTGGAAATAATGACCAATGCATTGAAAGAGGCTATTAAAAAAGAGTTGTCAAATAAAGGATCCCAAGAGGCACTCCAAATTCAGCCggacatacaacaactaggtgCGCGTGTCAGCACACAAGGAAGTAATGTTGTTACCAATGCGCAGGCTTCACAAGAACATGATGCTGATGCCATACCATTGATGGGACTGTTTGTGCAGCGTAACGATGGTACACAAAG GTTGGTGGCCATGGGGAAAATAATGGAGGGGGATTCAATCATACACACAGTGGCATATGCAGATGATGTTGTCAGGGTAAGTGTAGAAACAGTTATTGATCCTGAGGCTGAGGTCCCCTATGCCACCTCAGAAATACAATATGTGAAGCAGGCCGTCAATACATTTGTAGCTTGGCCCACACACCTTGTGAAAGCTGTATTAGATGAG CATCCACAACGTATTCCACACAACGAGGATGCACATGTGCCGAAGCCGGCTAATGTGAACGCAGATGATCCGTTGCGTGAATTGATGAAGTACAGTTTCGATCTTTACGACAAGCCACTTCAAATCAGCTTTGATGGGAGATTTCTTGGAATTGTAGATGCATCTACATCGatattcatcacatattcagaTGTTATTGAAATAATAGCAGGAGACAAAAGTCTGAACATATCTGTCATACAATTATGGTTAAT GTATATTCGTGAGTGGAGTCAGATATTCAGTCAAGGTTTCATGTATGCATTCCTTGAGCCACAGTCGTTGGTTTGTTCAAAGGATAGACGCAGCGAATGCGAACAATATCTTGAAAGATGGCTTAAGGAATCTGACCGAGAGGTGTACATTGGACCTTACTTCCATCA GGAACATTGGCAACTCATAATTTTGTGTCCTAGGCAACATGTTGTTGTTTGGTTCTGTTCTTTGCGTAGGAAACCTGATATGCATATCAAAGCTACAATTAATAG TGTAATGACAAAATTGAAGAAGACCTTGTCTCCTGAAACTAAGGCAGTTGCACCAAAGTGGATTGAAGTAAAG AGTCACGTTCAAACCGGCTGTTATGAATGTGGATATTACATAATGCATTGGATCTGGAACATCATAGCCAGCGACATAAAGAGTGATTGGTCCATGGTATGCATAAACTTCAGTACAATTGGaactgaatttttatatttgcagtACTAA